In Harpia harpyja isolate bHarHar1 chromosome Z, bHarHar1 primary haplotype, whole genome shotgun sequence, a single window of DNA contains:
- the PROK2 gene encoding prokineticin-2: MRSLRGVPLSLLAGLLLLAAGHGAVITGACDRDQQCGGGMCCAVSLWIRSLRMCTPMGNLGEECHPLSHRVPFSGRRMHHTCPCLPSLACVRTSPSKFKCLPNFRKEDVFF; encoded by the exons ATGCGGAGCTTGCGCGGCGTTCCGCTGTCGTTGCTGGCGGGGTTGCTGCTGTTGGCCGCGGGGCACGGCGCAGTCATCACCGGG GCCTGCGACCGAGACCAGCAGTGCGGAGGAGGGATGTGCTGTGCTGTTAGCCTCTGGATCCGCAGCCTGCGAATGTGCACGCCGATGGGAAATTTGGGAGAGGAGTGCCATCCTTTGAGTCACCGA GTTCCCTTCTCCGGACGGCGGATGCACCACACCTGCCCGTGTCTCCCCAGCCTGGCCTGCGTACGGACTTCTCCCAGCAAATTCAAATGTTTACCAAACTTCAGAAAAGAAGATGTCTTTTTTTAG
- the GPR27 gene encoding probable G-protein coupled receptor 27, translating into MANSSELGSSSSPHLPSAGGLLSASGLKLATLGLILCVSLAGNVLFAWLILKDRHLHRAPYYLLLDLCLADGLRSLACFPFVMLSVRSGAAWPHGPLSCKVLAFLAVLFCFHAAFLLFCVGVTRYMAIAHHRFYAKRMTGWTCLAVVCMVWTLSMAMAFPPVFDVGTYKFIREEEQCIFEHRYVKANDTLGFMLMLAAVIAATHLVYIKLLFFIHGHRKMKPAQLVPAISQNWTFHGPGATGQAAANWTAGFGRGPTPPTLVGIRQATHSQIKRLLVLEEFKMEKRLCKMFYMITLLFLLLWSPYIVACYLRVFIKASSIPQVYLTTSVWMTFAQAGVNPILCFIFNKELRVCLRARFPCCQSIQSTQGTILCDLKSFGM; encoded by the coding sequence ATGGCGAACAGCAGcgagctggggagcagcagcagcccgcaCCTGCCCAGCGCCGGCGGCCTGCTGAGCGCCTCCGGGCTGAAGCTGGCCACCCTGGGCTTGATCCTTTGCGTGAGCCTGGCGGGCAACGTGCTCTTCGCCTGGCTCATCCTCAAGGACCGGCACCTGCACCGCGCCCCGTACTACCTGCTGCTGGACCTCTGCCTGGCCGACGGGCTCCGCTCGCTGGCCTGCTTCCCCTTCGTCATGCTGTCGGTGCGCAGCGGGGCCGCCTGGCCCCACGGGCCCCTCAGCTGCAAGGTGCTGGCCTTCCTGGCCGTCCTCTTCTGCTTCCACGCCGCCTTCCTGCTCTTCTGCGTGGGGGTCACACGCTACATGGCCATCGCCCACCACCGCTTCTACGCCAAGCGCATGACGGGCTGGACCTGCCTGGCCGTGGTGTGCATGGTGTGGACCCTCTCCATGGCCATGGCCTTCCCCCCCGTCTTCGACGTGGGCACCTACAAGTTCATCCGGGAGGAGGAGCAGTGCATCTTCGAGCACCGCTACGTCAAGGCCAACGACACGCTGGGCTTCATGCTCATGCTGGCGGCCGTCATCGCCGCCACCCACCTGGTCTACATCAAGCTGCTCTTCTTCATCCACGGCCACCGCAAGATGAAGCCGGCCCAGCTGGTACCGGCCATCAGCCAGAACTGGACCTTCCACGGGCCGGGAGCCACCGGCCAAGCGGCTGCAAACTGGACGGCCGGCTTCGGCAGGGGGCCCACGCCGCCCACCCTCGTGGGCATAAGGCAGGCCACCCACAGCCAGATCAAgaggctgctggtgctggaggagTTTAAGATGGAGAAAAGGCTCTGCAAGATGTTCTACATGATCACCTTGCTCTTCCTGCTCCTCTGGTCCCCCTACATTGTGGCCTGCTACCTGCGGGTCTTCATTAAGGCCAGCTCCATCCCCCAGGTCTACCTGACCACCTCCGTCTGGATGACGTTTGCCCAGGCAGGGGTCAACCCCATCCTCTGCTTCATCTTCAACAAGGAGCTCAGGGTCTGTCTCCGAGCCCGCTTCCCGTGCTGCCAAAGCATCCAGAGCACCCAGGGCACCATCCTTTGCGATCTCAAGAGCTTTGGGATGTAG